In the Oncorhynchus keta strain PuntledgeMale-10-30-2019 unplaced genomic scaffold, Oket_V2 Un_contig_20403_pilon_pilon, whole genome shotgun sequence genome, one interval contains:
- the LOC127920725 gene encoding uncharacterized protein LOC127920725 isoform X6, with protein sequence MQSNSTRSRATSVMETTEEGKLNNVEHLTLMDFLQNLTEKQWRGIREGMFDPLTKQQLAGLCLRIVQFLSDKLMQIIIPGLYELLGIQDTASSPLSQRSLTASLTSLLDDKTNTKSRVRFTEAGVPKRPGSRKSYNSFRIPTPYPSSNCMEQEEEEEQESQQLKFKEIYLTKGSGSYLPKGAMRTLTSLSDVQKKTTNSETLQVLLGVSEDTLVTCVQDSLQGSLSKLACMSNSPSGSAGSMMLTPAVMAELAKDVKSALSVVVKSASASQTSLVTPVRGDSQTKVTESMVRELAAKLEKVDQESKSLTGQVMTTISDTMVAFVDENEQNLLEDLKDKITFLASHVGFIEDLDALIRKYESSYNISESGSSCTLTSKSIQKLSSREFQTSAIQAVSGVLDKKVSSLSFPSSVVQSELTGAVSGQTLSGIVKTESIHPVGSAASVVVKTFVSDMKSLAESEESPQQKSAWSAAVHIYHSIQNNLKDYFGKLQRCALKSMVTSDDNITNAEFKETVPLPCLNMKYRPSKSEPQLPESTGAVTLQRGLSESSKLLWAKTESEESKLLLTTCTKEVISELLVLYNTEMSKEDPLYTVGEKGSGFSFEREKFVEGVLAQLGDISHSRSSSPIVCEFPCQIEDSRSKATASLTSLLDCIRKLSSEEFKRNATQAVSEFLVKKSTSSLTSAQPAYSVASRSCSIQNQYTWSKDICADSAAFGIIETFVEDLQSSAQPAEVEEREPDLQENAQKLQSRIWSATTSLYNNIKKTLKDFIIHQRRSDMLSRMSSHTPTEDSGHLGTKEHICLASQDLRQASKSVPHLPSLNLEVALHRGVSESSKLLWTETDEGLLTNSTKEVISTILTSCEDQASNAPCFSTVGKKISDMSLEVNMLVGGVLSQLKDISLSRSPTPCEDMFERLQGSPERTSPVSLDCSTAASKGIASSHSLSTKSLQKLSSHEFQTKAEKGVSEVISRSYNIVEEGTTDKYLQSVSTSTTSTDIIQTMVKDQQELPRPPNHLTWYLEPPCSPLDRFLRKGSGLLLVTSTTVCKVRLRSFSEKIFKDQTQHLVQSKSLHIKAVLHHKEQVSAILRSTRAVLHLVETMPVWTFRTNYYLKPLSSRDPCWRILTRSVVGVLTAKIQEIPLLHAPPSL encoded by the exons ATG CAGAGCAATTCTACCAGGAGCAGAGCAACCTCAGTGATGGAAACCACAGAAGAGGGGAAGCTCAACAATGTAGAACATCTGACACTTATGGACTTCCTTCAAAACCTAACTGAGAA GCAATGGAGGGGGATCCGTGAGGGCATGTTTGACCCG CTGACAAAACAACAGCTTGCCGGATTGTGTCTGAGGATTGTCCAGTTTTTATCGGACAAGCTGATGCAGATCATCATCCCAGGTCTTTACGAACTACTGGGCATCCAAgatactgcctcctctccattgtCACAGAGATCTCTCACAGCGTCACTCACCAGTCTGTTAGATGATAAGACGAACACCAAGTCCCGCGTGAGATTTACTGAGGCTGGTGTACCTAAGAGGCCAGGCAGTCGAAAGTCTTACAATAGCTTTCGCATCCCAACTCCCTACCCTTCCTCCAACTGTATGgagcaggaagaggaagaagagcagGAATCACAACAACTTAAGTTCAAGGAGATTTACCTGACTAAGGGCAGTGGAAGCTACCTGCCCAAGGGGGCCATGAG gactctaacctctctgtctgatGTGCAGAAGAAAACAACCAACTCTGAGACGCTACAAGTCCTCTTAGGTGTCTCAGAGGACACCCTCGTCACCTGTGTGCAGGACAGCCTGCAAGGTTCTCTCTCCAAACTTGCATGCATGTCCAATTCTCCATCTGGAAGTGCAGGCTCTATGATGCTAACCCCTGCTGTAATGGCAGAGTTGGCTAAAGATGTCAAGTCGGCCTTATCAGTGGTCGTTAAGAGTGCCTCCGCTAGCCAAACCTCTCTAGTGACACCGGTAAGGGGAGACTCACAGACCAAGGTGACTGAGAGCATGGTGAGAGAGCTGGCTGCTAAACTTGAAAAAGTTGACCAAGAGAGCAAGAGTCTAACAGGGCAAGTCATGACCACCATCTCTGACACAATGGTGGCTTTTGTTGACGAGAACGAACAGAATTTGCTGGAAGATCTGAAGGACAAGATCACATTTTTGGCATCGCATGTTGGCTTCATTGAGGATCTTGATGCCCTGATAAGGAAATACGAGAGCAGCTACAATATTAGTGAATCTGGTTCCTCCTGCACGCTCACATCTAAGAGCATCCAAAAACTCTCCAGCCGGGAGTTTCAAACATCAGCAATACAAGCAGTGAGTGGAGTTCTTGACAAAAAAGTCAGTAGTTTGAGCTTTCCTAGTTCAGTCGTTCAGTCTGAGTTAACAGGTGCTGTATCAGGTCAAACATTGTCTGGCATTGTAAAGACAGAGTCAATTCACCCAGTGGGCTCAGCAGCGTCAGTAGTTGTTAAGACTTTCGTGTCAGATATGAAGTCATTGGCTGAATCTGAAGAGAGTCCCCAACAGAAGAGTGCCTGGTCTGCTGCTGTTCACATTTACCACAGCATCCAAAATAACTTGAAAGATTATTTCGGCAAGCTTCAGCGATGTGCCTTAAAGAGCATGGTCACATCTGATGATAACATCACAAATGCTGAGTTTAAGGAGACAGTTCCACTTCCTTGCTTAAACATGAAATATAGGCCCAGTAAGAGTGAGCCTCAGTTGCCAGAGTCCACTGGTGCAGTTACTTTACAAAGAGGCCTAAGTGAGAGCTCAAAACTTCTTTGGGCAAAAACTGAGTCAGAAGAAAGCAAGCTCCTTCTGACAACTTGCACCAAAGAAGTCATCTCAGAGCTTCTGGTCTTGTACAACACTGAGATGTCAAAGGAGGACCCCCTGTACACTGTTGGAGAAAAAGGATCAGGCTTCTCTTTTGAGAGAGAGAAATTTGTAGAGGGTGTTCTGGCTCAGCTTGGGGATATCTCCCATTCCAGGTCCTCATCACCAATAGTATGTGAGTTCCCCTGTCAAATTGAGGACAGCAGAAGTAAGGCCACAGCTTCTTTGACCAGTCTGTTAGATTGTATTAGAAAACTCTCAAGTGAGGAATTTAAGAGAAATGCCACTCAAGCAGTGAGTGAGTTCCTAGTTAAAAAGTCCACCAGTAGCTTAACTAGTGCACAGCCTGCTTATTCTGTAGCATCCAGGTCTTGTTCCATTCAAAACCAGTACACATGGTCAAAGGATATTTGTGCGGATTCTGCTGCCTTTGGCATCATTGAAACATTTGTGGAAGACCTGCAGAGCTCGGCGCAACCTGCAGAAGTAGAGGAAAGAGAACCTGACCTCCAGGAAAATGCACAAAAGCTACAGAGCAGGATCTGGTCTGCTACCACTAGTTTATATAACAATATTAAGAAGACATTAAAGGACTTCATCATTCACCAGCGGAGGTCAGACATGCTGAGCAGAATGTCTAGTCATACacccacagaggactctggacaTCTTGGGACTAAGGAGCACATTTGTTTGGCAAGCCAGGACTTGAGGCAAGCTAGTAAGAGTGTGCCTCACTTGCCCAGTTTGAACCTTGAAGTGGCTCTACACAGGGGTGTCAGCGAGAGTTCAAAACTTCTCTGGACTGAAACAGACGAGGGTCTACTGACCAATAGTACCAAAGAGGTCATTTCAACAATCTTGACCTCATGCGAGGATCAGGCATCAAATGCACCTTGCTTCTCCACAGTAGGAAAGAAAATATCTGATATGTCCCTTGAGGTCAACATGTTGGTAGGTGGTGTTCTGTCTCAGCTGAAGGACATCTCCTTGTCAAGGTCCCCAACACCATGTGAAGACATGTTTGAACGTCTCCAAGGTTCTCCTGAGCGAACCTCTCCAGTAAGTCTAGATTGCAGCACAGCTGCCTCCAAAGGCATTGCATCTTCCCACAGTCTTTCAACAAAGAGCCTCCAAAAACTCTCTAGTCATGAGTTCCAAACCAAAGCTGAGAAAGGAGTGAGTGAGGTCATCTCTAGATCATATAACATTGTGGAGGAAGGTACAACAGATAAGTACCTCCAGTCTGTATCTACATCCACCACATCTACTGATATTATACAAACCATGGTGAAAGACCAGCAGGAGCTCCCCAGACCACCCAATCATCTGACATGGTATCTGGAACCTCCCTGCTCACCACTGGACAGGTTTCTGAGAAAAGGATCCGGTCTGTTGCTCGTAACATCTACTACAGTCTGCAAAGTAAGATTACGGAGTTTCTCAGAAAAGATCTTCAAAGATCAGACACAACACTTGGTTCAATCCAAATCTTTACATATCAAAGCAGTCCTGCATCACAAAGAGCAAGTCTCGGCCATCTTGAGGTCAACCAGAGCAGTGTTACACCTGGTGGAAACGATGCCTGTGTGGACATTCCGCACAAATTACTATCTAAAACCACTGAGCTCTCGGGATCCATGCTGGAGGATATTGACACGATCCGTTGTAGGAGTGCTGACAGCCAAAATACAAGAAATACCTCTTCTTCACGCTCCTCCATCTCTGTAA
- the LOC127920725 gene encoding uncharacterized protein LOC127920725 isoform X3, which yields MLNVRALSQSLDLPVCVVDDHLTSEAVNEMQQSNSTRSRATSVMETTEEGKLNNVEHLTLMDFLQNLTEKQWRGIREGMFDPLTKQQLAGLCLRIVQFLSDKLMQIIIPGLYELLGIQDTASSPLSQRSLTASLTSLLDDKTNTKSRVRFTEAGVPKRPGSRKSYNSFRIPTPYPSSNCMEQEEEEEQESQQLKFKEIYLTKGSGSYLPKGAMRTLTSLSDVQKKTTNSETLQVLLGVSEDTLVTCVQDSLQGSLSKLACMSNSPSGSAGSMMLTPAVMAELAKDVKSALSVVVKSASASQTSLVTPVRGDSQTKVTESMVRELAAKLEKVDQESKSLTGQVMTTISDTMVAFVDENEQNLLEDLKDKITFLASHVGFIEDLDALIRKYESSYNISESGSSCTLTSKSIQKLSSREFQTSAIQAVSGVLDKKVSSLSFPSSVVQSELTGAVSGQTLSGIVKTESIHPVGSAASVVVKTFVSDMKSLAESEESPQQKSAWSAAVHIYHSIQNNLKDYFGKLQRCALKSMVTSDDNITNAEFKETVPLPCLNMKYRPSKSEPQLPESTGAVTLQRGLSESSKLLWAKTESEESKLLLTTCTKEVISELLVLYNTEMSKEDPLYTVGEKGSGFSFEREKFVEGVLAQLGDISHSRSSSPIVCEFPCQIEDSRSKATASLTSLLDCIRKLSSEEFKRNATQAVSEFLVKKSTSSLTSAQPAYSVASRSCSIQNQYTWSKDICADSAAFGIIETFVEDLQSSAQPAEVEEREPDLQENAQKLQSRIWSATTSLYNNIKKTLKDFIIHQRRSDMLSRMSSHTPTEDSGHLGTKEHICLASQDLRQASKSVPHLPSLNLEVALHRGVSESSKLLWTETDEGLLTNSTKEVISTILTSCEDQASNAPCFSTVGKKISDMSLEVNMLVGGVLSQLKDISLSRSPTPCEDMFERLQGSPERTSPVSLDCSTAASKGIASSHSLSTKSLQKLSSHEFQTKAEKGVSEVISRSYNIVEEGTTDKYLQSVSTSTTSTDIIQTMVKDQQELPRPPNHLTWYLEPPCSPLDRFLRKGSGLLLVTSTTVCKVRLRSFSEKIFKDQTQHLVQSKSLHIKAVLHHKEQVSAILRSTRAVLHLVETMPVWTFRTNYYLKPLSSRDPCWRILTRSVVGVLTAKIQEIPLLHAPPSL from the exons AGCCTTGTCCCAGTCTCTAgacctgcctgtctgtgtggtggATGACCACCTGACCTCTGAAGCTGTTAATGAGATG CAGCAGAGCAATTCTACCAGGAGCAGAGCAACCTCAGTGATGGAAACCACAGAAGAGGGGAAGCTCAACAATGTAGAACATCTGACACTTATGGACTTCCTTCAAAACCTAACTGAGAA GCAATGGAGGGGGATCCGTGAGGGCATGTTTGACCCG CTGACAAAACAACAGCTTGCCGGATTGTGTCTGAGGATTGTCCAGTTTTTATCGGACAAGCTGATGCAGATCATCATCCCAGGTCTTTACGAACTACTGGGCATCCAAgatactgcctcctctccattgtCACAGAGATCTCTCACAGCGTCACTCACCAGTCTGTTAGATGATAAGACGAACACCAAGTCCCGCGTGAGATTTACTGAGGCTGGTGTACCTAAGAGGCCAGGCAGTCGAAAGTCTTACAATAGCTTTCGCATCCCAACTCCCTACCCTTCCTCCAACTGTATGgagcaggaagaggaagaagagcagGAATCACAACAACTTAAGTTCAAGGAGATTTACCTGACTAAGGGCAGTGGAAGCTACCTGCCCAAGGGGGCCATGAG gactctaacctctctgtctgatGTGCAGAAGAAAACAACCAACTCTGAGACGCTACAAGTCCTCTTAGGTGTCTCAGAGGACACCCTCGTCACCTGTGTGCAGGACAGCCTGCAAGGTTCTCTCTCCAAACTTGCATGCATGTCCAATTCTCCATCTGGAAGTGCAGGCTCTATGATGCTAACCCCTGCTGTAATGGCAGAGTTGGCTAAAGATGTCAAGTCGGCCTTATCAGTGGTCGTTAAGAGTGCCTCCGCTAGCCAAACCTCTCTAGTGACACCGGTAAGGGGAGACTCACAGACCAAGGTGACTGAGAGCATGGTGAGAGAGCTGGCTGCTAAACTTGAAAAAGTTGACCAAGAGAGCAAGAGTCTAACAGGGCAAGTCATGACCACCATCTCTGACACAATGGTGGCTTTTGTTGACGAGAACGAACAGAATTTGCTGGAAGATCTGAAGGACAAGATCACATTTTTGGCATCGCATGTTGGCTTCATTGAGGATCTTGATGCCCTGATAAGGAAATACGAGAGCAGCTACAATATTAGTGAATCTGGTTCCTCCTGCACGCTCACATCTAAGAGCATCCAAAAACTCTCCAGCCGGGAGTTTCAAACATCAGCAATACAAGCAGTGAGTGGAGTTCTTGACAAAAAAGTCAGTAGTTTGAGCTTTCCTAGTTCAGTCGTTCAGTCTGAGTTAACAGGTGCTGTATCAGGTCAAACATTGTCTGGCATTGTAAAGACAGAGTCAATTCACCCAGTGGGCTCAGCAGCGTCAGTAGTTGTTAAGACTTTCGTGTCAGATATGAAGTCATTGGCTGAATCTGAAGAGAGTCCCCAACAGAAGAGTGCCTGGTCTGCTGCTGTTCACATTTACCACAGCATCCAAAATAACTTGAAAGATTATTTCGGCAAGCTTCAGCGATGTGCCTTAAAGAGCATGGTCACATCTGATGATAACATCACAAATGCTGAGTTTAAGGAGACAGTTCCACTTCCTTGCTTAAACATGAAATATAGGCCCAGTAAGAGTGAGCCTCAGTTGCCAGAGTCCACTGGTGCAGTTACTTTACAAAGAGGCCTAAGTGAGAGCTCAAAACTTCTTTGGGCAAAAACTGAGTCAGAAGAAAGCAAGCTCCTTCTGACAACTTGCACCAAAGAAGTCATCTCAGAGCTTCTGGTCTTGTACAACACTGAGATGTCAAAGGAGGACCCCCTGTACACTGTTGGAGAAAAAGGATCAGGCTTCTCTTTTGAGAGAGAGAAATTTGTAGAGGGTGTTCTGGCTCAGCTTGGGGATATCTCCCATTCCAGGTCCTCATCACCAATAGTATGTGAGTTCCCCTGTCAAATTGAGGACAGCAGAAGTAAGGCCACAGCTTCTTTGACCAGTCTGTTAGATTGTATTAGAAAACTCTCAAGTGAGGAATTTAAGAGAAATGCCACTCAAGCAGTGAGTGAGTTCCTAGTTAAAAAGTCCACCAGTAGCTTAACTAGTGCACAGCCTGCTTATTCTGTAGCATCCAGGTCTTGTTCCATTCAAAACCAGTACACATGGTCAAAGGATATTTGTGCGGATTCTGCTGCCTTTGGCATCATTGAAACATTTGTGGAAGACCTGCAGAGCTCGGCGCAACCTGCAGAAGTAGAGGAAAGAGAACCTGACCTCCAGGAAAATGCACAAAAGCTACAGAGCAGGATCTGGTCTGCTACCACTAGTTTATATAACAATATTAAGAAGACATTAAAGGACTTCATCATTCACCAGCGGAGGTCAGACATGCTGAGCAGAATGTCTAGTCATACacccacagaggactctggacaTCTTGGGACTAAGGAGCACATTTGTTTGGCAAGCCAGGACTTGAGGCAAGCTAGTAAGAGTGTGCCTCACTTGCCCAGTTTGAACCTTGAAGTGGCTCTACACAGGGGTGTCAGCGAGAGTTCAAAACTTCTCTGGACTGAAACAGACGAGGGTCTACTGACCAATAGTACCAAAGAGGTCATTTCAACAATCTTGACCTCATGCGAGGATCAGGCATCAAATGCACCTTGCTTCTCCACAGTAGGAAAGAAAATATCTGATATGTCCCTTGAGGTCAACATGTTGGTAGGTGGTGTTCTGTCTCAGCTGAAGGACATCTCCTTGTCAAGGTCCCCAACACCATGTGAAGACATGTTTGAACGTCTCCAAGGTTCTCCTGAGCGAACCTCTCCAGTAAGTCTAGATTGCAGCACAGCTGCCTCCAAAGGCATTGCATCTTCCCACAGTCTTTCAACAAAGAGCCTCCAAAAACTCTCTAGTCATGAGTTCCAAACCAAAGCTGAGAAAGGAGTGAGTGAGGTCATCTCTAGATCATATAACATTGTGGAGGAAGGTACAACAGATAAGTACCTCCAGTCTGTATCTACATCCACCACATCTACTGATATTATACAAACCATGGTGAAAGACCAGCAGGAGCTCCCCAGACCACCCAATCATCTGACATGGTATCTGGAACCTCCCTGCTCACCACTGGACAGGTTTCTGAGAAAAGGATCCGGTCTGTTGCTCGTAACATCTACTACAGTCTGCAAAGTAAGATTACGGAGTTTCTCAGAAAAGATCTTCAAAGATCAGACACAACACTTGGTTCAATCCAAATCTTTACATATCAAAGCAGTCCTGCATCACAAAGAGCAAGTCTCGGCCATCTTGAGGTCAACCAGAGCAGTGTTACACCTGGTGGAAACGATGCCTGTGTGGACATTCCGCACAAATTACTATCTAAAACCACTGAGCTCTCGGGATCCATGCTGGAGGATATTGACACGATCCGTTGTAGGAGTGCTGACAGCCAAAATACAAGAAATACCTCTTCTTCACGCTCCTCCATCTCTGTAA
- the LOC127920725 gene encoding uncharacterized protein LOC127920725 isoform X4 produces the protein MLNVRALSQSLDLPVCVVDDHLTSEAVNEMQSNSTRSRATSVMETTEEGKLNNVEHLTLMDFLQNLTEKQWRGIREGMFDPLTKQQLAGLCLRIVQFLSDKLMQIIIPGLYELLGIQDTASSPLSQRSLTASLTSLLDDKTNTKSRVRFTEAGVPKRPGSRKSYNSFRIPTPYPSSNCMEQEEEEEQESQQLKFKEIYLTKGSGSYLPKGAMRTLTSLSDVQKKTTNSETLQVLLGVSEDTLVTCVQDSLQGSLSKLACMSNSPSGSAGSMMLTPAVMAELAKDVKSALSVVVKSASASQTSLVTPVRGDSQTKVTESMVRELAAKLEKVDQESKSLTGQVMTTISDTMVAFVDENEQNLLEDLKDKITFLASHVGFIEDLDALIRKYESSYNISESGSSCTLTSKSIQKLSSREFQTSAIQAVSGVLDKKVSSLSFPSSVVQSELTGAVSGQTLSGIVKTESIHPVGSAASVVVKTFVSDMKSLAESEESPQQKSAWSAAVHIYHSIQNNLKDYFGKLQRCALKSMVTSDDNITNAEFKETVPLPCLNMKYRPSKSEPQLPESTGAVTLQRGLSESSKLLWAKTESEESKLLLTTCTKEVISELLVLYNTEMSKEDPLYTVGEKGSGFSFEREKFVEGVLAQLGDISHSRSSSPIVCEFPCQIEDSRSKATASLTSLLDCIRKLSSEEFKRNATQAVSEFLVKKSTSSLTSAQPAYSVASRSCSIQNQYTWSKDICADSAAFGIIETFVEDLQSSAQPAEVEEREPDLQENAQKLQSRIWSATTSLYNNIKKTLKDFIIHQRRSDMLSRMSSHTPTEDSGHLGTKEHICLASQDLRQASKSVPHLPSLNLEVALHRGVSESSKLLWTETDEGLLTNSTKEVISTILTSCEDQASNAPCFSTVGKKISDMSLEVNMLVGGVLSQLKDISLSRSPTPCEDMFERLQGSPERTSPVSLDCSTAASKGIASSHSLSTKSLQKLSSHEFQTKAEKGVSEVISRSYNIVEEGTTDKYLQSVSTSTTSTDIIQTMVKDQQELPRPPNHLTWYLEPPCSPLDRFLRKGSGLLLVTSTTVCKVRLRSFSEKIFKDQTQHLVQSKSLHIKAVLHHKEQVSAILRSTRAVLHLVETMPVWTFRTNYYLKPLSSRDPCWRILTRSVVGVLTAKIQEIPLLHAPPSL, from the exons AGCCTTGTCCCAGTCTCTAgacctgcctgtctgtgtggtggATGACCACCTGACCTCTGAAGCTGTTAATGAGATG CAGAGCAATTCTACCAGGAGCAGAGCAACCTCAGTGATGGAAACCACAGAAGAGGGGAAGCTCAACAATGTAGAACATCTGACACTTATGGACTTCCTTCAAAACCTAACTGAGAA GCAATGGAGGGGGATCCGTGAGGGCATGTTTGACCCG CTGACAAAACAACAGCTTGCCGGATTGTGTCTGAGGATTGTCCAGTTTTTATCGGACAAGCTGATGCAGATCATCATCCCAGGTCTTTACGAACTACTGGGCATCCAAgatactgcctcctctccattgtCACAGAGATCTCTCACAGCGTCACTCACCAGTCTGTTAGATGATAAGACGAACACCAAGTCCCGCGTGAGATTTACTGAGGCTGGTGTACCTAAGAGGCCAGGCAGTCGAAAGTCTTACAATAGCTTTCGCATCCCAACTCCCTACCCTTCCTCCAACTGTATGgagcaggaagaggaagaagagcagGAATCACAACAACTTAAGTTCAAGGAGATTTACCTGACTAAGGGCAGTGGAAGCTACCTGCCCAAGGGGGCCATGAG gactctaacctctctgtctgatGTGCAGAAGAAAACAACCAACTCTGAGACGCTACAAGTCCTCTTAGGTGTCTCAGAGGACACCCTCGTCACCTGTGTGCAGGACAGCCTGCAAGGTTCTCTCTCCAAACTTGCATGCATGTCCAATTCTCCATCTGGAAGTGCAGGCTCTATGATGCTAACCCCTGCTGTAATGGCAGAGTTGGCTAAAGATGTCAAGTCGGCCTTATCAGTGGTCGTTAAGAGTGCCTCCGCTAGCCAAACCTCTCTAGTGACACCGGTAAGGGGAGACTCACAGACCAAGGTGACTGAGAGCATGGTGAGAGAGCTGGCTGCTAAACTTGAAAAAGTTGACCAAGAGAGCAAGAGTCTAACAGGGCAAGTCATGACCACCATCTCTGACACAATGGTGGCTTTTGTTGACGAGAACGAACAGAATTTGCTGGAAGATCTGAAGGACAAGATCACATTTTTGGCATCGCATGTTGGCTTCATTGAGGATCTTGATGCCCTGATAAGGAAATACGAGAGCAGCTACAATATTAGTGAATCTGGTTCCTCCTGCACGCTCACATCTAAGAGCATCCAAAAACTCTCCAGCCGGGAGTTTCAAACATCAGCAATACAAGCAGTGAGTGGAGTTCTTGACAAAAAAGTCAGTAGTTTGAGCTTTCCTAGTTCAGTCGTTCAGTCTGAGTTAACAGGTGCTGTATCAGGTCAAACATTGTCTGGCATTGTAAAGACAGAGTCAATTCACCCAGTGGGCTCAGCAGCGTCAGTAGTTGTTAAGACTTTCGTGTCAGATATGAAGTCATTGGCTGAATCTGAAGAGAGTCCCCAACAGAAGAGTGCCTGGTCTGCTGCTGTTCACATTTACCACAGCATCCAAAATAACTTGAAAGATTATTTCGGCAAGCTTCAGCGATGTGCCTTAAAGAGCATGGTCACATCTGATGATAACATCACAAATGCTGAGTTTAAGGAGACAGTTCCACTTCCTTGCTTAAACATGAAATATAGGCCCAGTAAGAGTGAGCCTCAGTTGCCAGAGTCCACTGGTGCAGTTACTTTACAAAGAGGCCTAAGTGAGAGCTCAAAACTTCTTTGGGCAAAAACTGAGTCAGAAGAAAGCAAGCTCCTTCTGACAACTTGCACCAAAGAAGTCATCTCAGAGCTTCTGGTCTTGTACAACACTGAGATGTCAAAGGAGGACCCCCTGTACACTGTTGGAGAAAAAGGATCAGGCTTCTCTTTTGAGAGAGAGAAATTTGTAGAGGGTGTTCTGGCTCAGCTTGGGGATATCTCCCATTCCAGGTCCTCATCACCAATAGTATGTGAGTTCCCCTGTCAAATTGAGGACAGCAGAAGTAAGGCCACAGCTTCTTTGACCAGTCTGTTAGATTGTATTAGAAAACTCTCAAGTGAGGAATTTAAGAGAAATGCCACTCAAGCAGTGAGTGAGTTCCTAGTTAAAAAGTCCACCAGTAGCTTAACTAGTGCACAGCCTGCTTATTCTGTAGCATCCAGGTCTTGTTCCATTCAAAACCAGTACACATGGTCAAAGGATATTTGTGCGGATTCTGCTGCCTTTGGCATCATTGAAACATTTGTGGAAGACCTGCAGAGCTCGGCGCAACCTGCAGAAGTAGAGGAAAGAGAACCTGACCTCCAGGAAAATGCACAAAAGCTACAGAGCAGGATCTGGTCTGCTACCACTAGTTTATATAACAATATTAAGAAGACATTAAAGGACTTCATCATTCACCAGCGGAGGTCAGACATGCTGAGCAGAATGTCTAGTCATACacccacagaggactctggacaTCTTGGGACTAAGGAGCACATTTGTTTGGCAAGCCAGGACTTGAGGCAAGCTAGTAAGAGTGTGCCTCACTTGCCCAGTTTGAACCTTGAAGTGGCTCTACACAGGGGTGTCAGCGAGAGTTCAAAACTTCTCTGGACTGAAACAGACGAGGGTCTACTGACCAATAGTACCAAAGAGGTCATTTCAACAATCTTGACCTCATGCGAGGATCAGGCATCAAATGCACCTTGCTTCTCCACAGTAGGAAAGAAAATATCTGATATGTCCCTTGAGGTCAACATGTTGGTAGGTGGTGTTCTGTCTCAGCTGAAGGACATCTCCTTGTCAAGGTCCCCAACACCATGTGAAGACATGTTTGAACGTCTCCAAGGTTCTCCTGAGCGAACCTCTCCAGTAAGTCTAGATTGCAGCACAGCTGCCTCCAAAGGCATTGCATCTTCCCACAGTCTTTCAACAAAGAGCCTCCAAAAACTCTCTAGTCATGAGTTCCAAACCAAAGCTGAGAAAGGAGTGAGTGAGGTCATCTCTAGATCATATAACATTGTGGAGGAAGGTACAACAGATAAGTACCTCCAGTCTGTATCTACATCCACCACATCTACTGATATTATACAAACCATGGTGAAAGACCAGCAGGAGCTCCCCAGACCACCCAATCATCTGACATGGTATCTGGAACCTCCCTGCTCACCACTGGACAGGTTTCTGAGAAAAGGATCCGGTCTGTTGCTCGTAACATCTACTACAGTCTGCAAAGTAAGATTACGGAGTTTCTCAGAAAAGATCTTCAAAGATCAGACACAACACTTGGTTCAATCCAAATCTTTACATATCAAAGCAGTCCTGCATCACAAAGAGCAAGTCTCGGCCATCTTGAGGTCAACCAGAGCAGTGTTACACCTGGTGGAAACGATGCCTGTGTGGACATTCCGCACAAATTACTATCTAAAACCACTGAGCTCTCGGGATCCATGCTGGAGGATATTGACACGATCCGTTGTAGGAGTGCTGACAGCCAAAATACAAGAAATACCTCTTCTTCACGCTCCTCCATCTCTGTAA